A part of Cotesia glomerata isolate CgM1 linkage group LG4, MPM_Cglom_v2.3, whole genome shotgun sequence genomic DNA contains:
- the LOC123263226 gene encoding LHFPL tetraspan subfamily member 2a protein yields MCYVIVTGRSLLWSLLSLVALMAVFSALITPKWIVGPPKTKDTQNGTELYTPTAGIFNRCTMLFNRIHCANFNIDGLATDSNVFPGCWKASLFFLALGLSVMALTVFAALLGCCVQSIGRKSIFNLAGVAQAIAGILYLMGMILYPAGWGAPRVRRICGDASPFYLGDCTLGWAFYSAAIGVALTFVCAILSAQAEKSTASDKVQDKMNEGKTLICLA; encoded by the exons ATGTGCTATGTGATTGTTACTGGCCGCAGTCTACTGTGGTCCCTACTGTCTTTGGTTGCTTTGATGGCCGTATTTTCGGCTCTCATAACACCAAAGTGGATCGTTGGACCTCCGAAGACTAAAGATACTC aaaatggtACTGAATTGTATACACCAACAGCGGGAATTTTTAATCGATGCACAATGCTCTTTAATAGAATACATTGTGCTAATTTCAACATCGATGGTCTTGCAACAGATTCCAATGTCTTTCCAGGCTGCTGGAAAGCTTCGCTGTTTTTCCTTGCTCTAGGCTTGTCAGTAATGGCTCTGACAGTGTTTGCAGCTTTGCTTGGATGCTGTGTTCAGAGTATTGGTCGCAAAAGTATTTTCAATCTCGCCGGAGTTGCGCAGGCTATTGCTg gAATTCTTTACTTGATGGGTATGATTTTGTACCCCGCTGGTTGGGGTGCGCCTAGAGTTAGACGTATATGTGGTGATGCTTCGCCTTTTTATCTGGGAGACTGCACTTTAg GTTGGGCATTTTATAGTGCAGCGATTGGAGTTGCTTTAACATTCGTTTGTGCAATTTTAAGTGCACAGGCTGAAAAATCCACTGCCAGTGACAAGGTTCAGGATAAAATGAATGAAGGCAAAACATTAATTTGTCTCGCATAA
- the LOC123263221 gene encoding putative mediator of RNA polymerase II transcription subunit 26 isoform X1, whose translation MENRPKIEIVRVSSTERGNFRPLDGVQLRAAFSHTRIGSYCPEPEIEMTSCENKPPSHTKKFKKNLGPVSKLLRRRQGTCLATKSCDNIYNVNRNSSSLDWRMGQRPSDPLHQGRQSSSLDWRMGRRVNSDWQDTSRSAEHLLSRSPRFGGHRTPTTKSKLVSLLRRLSPRLPRPGSKNSLPSSPMVCPWIRVEYSTESVDDPRHAESQDNDVSYQQELQLNELRKRMLSASPSSSASQMPNSQIIISIANDENQNIQGNNIKLVEDKNSLDKSVHEDRTPEEKRNRGGHSEVAGLEEDNGKDTTVTVTGLPGSGGGGGPGGRPNRRTRPLSLAVQPLHYQRLDTADSINTGGGPASAGVITGTGAIKHPNMTSQESIGSCSLDVDRSASDRSGWIYKPTVDSVSERTLHSLNLSSNGDTTSAGGDSSEIIQKHNQQTLDKQPEQIIVDNCDSIINGENEPTAEQLTTKKPSYLGLACSISGYSGITRYDSKLREGFRSRDSSPGSRLITRETSPAGFRSNENLGVPPLNYPTKSQSISPLAMDRQNGFTNGKECKIETFVESRSTLNVFQDYSEVDRGVSLHPNFPDVSPIRSVGNKKTTTLTTTVVNNKANKSFSPNSSYASSPRGMNNTNLSNISCAEDSFLNGSSIEIESQTLNLSSSSEKSFIQQRVERLYGPGALAQGFFRRSNQSQNSDNSFNKKSSLNNSSNINNNDLNLDNANNEESLKNLPVLRHLRPEFRAQLPVVSPRKPTDGSEQIVKPMQRISVSSRKNDVTVVVKVPVATVTQTAAAAVANVTAANNVTNVITTTQLTANKNHENDSLKLSPSMTSITDQQPAAPEVVLPVLETSVSSTSLAELPKATQEDNAVEVKDGHYFMKLLKAEIDRLFKLAASAEAELANVESLPEEAAGKLRSAAGKARLLATQKMQQFEGLCQKNITQIPGEVFPTTNEDLAGFWDMVMLQVVQVNDIFEHLDKLRNSQWQEVAVEKAAVARTQQNGNNAKRRVINQKPKATATSEANRKAREAREQARRQMMEDRRKSMKTQNQQSVEIFAPKT comes from the exons aTGGAAAATCGTCCGAAGATTGAAATTGTACGAGTATCATCAACGGAACGAGGAAATTTCCGTCCTCTCGATGGTGTGCAATTGAGGGCTGCTTTTAGTCACACCAGAATAGGTTCATATTGTCCAGAACCAGAAATTGAAATGACCTCTTGTGAAAATAAACCACCGAGTCatacgaaaaaatttaaaaa aaatttgGGACCAGTATCAAAACTGCTCAGGCGTCGTCAAGGGACGTGCCTTGCCACTAAGTCCTGTGATAACATTTATAATGTCAATAGAAATAGTTCATCTTTAGATTGGAGAATGGGTCAACGTCCTTCAGATCCAC ttcACCAAGGGCGCCAAAGTAGTAGTTTAGACTGGCGAATGGGAAGAAGAGTGAATTCTGATTGGCAAGACACAAGTCGCAGTGCTGAGCACTTGCTATCTCGTAGCCCAAGGTTTGGTGGTCACCGTACGCCCACAACAAA atCAAAATTAGTTTCGTTACTTCGTCGATTATCTCCGCGACTTCCGCGACCAGGAAGTAAAAATTCGCTTCCTTCATCCCCAATGGTCTGCCCGTGGATTCGAGTAGAGTACTCAACAGAATCAGTAGACGATCCGCGACACGCAGAATCTCAAGACAATGATGTCAGCTACCAGCAGGAGTTGCAGTTGAATGAGCTCAGAAAGAGAATGCTCAGTGCCTCACCCTCGTCCTCGGCTTCTCAG atGCCAAATagtcaaataattataagtattGCCAATGATGAGAATCAAAATATTCAAGGAAACAATATTAAATTGGTGGAAGATAAAAATTCGTTAGATAAATC TGTCCACGAGGATCGAACACCAGAGGAAAAGCGTAACCGCGGTGGCCACAGCGAGGTGGCGGGTCTGGAGGAAGACAACGGCAAAGACACAACGGTGACGGTGACAGGATTACCGGGAAGTGGTGGTGGCGGTGGTCCCGGTGGCAGGCCTAATCGTCGCACCCGGCCACTGTCGTTAGCGGTCCAGCCGTTGCATTATCAACGACTTGACACCGCGGACAGCATCAATACCGGTGGCGGTCCTGCAAGTGCTGGAGTTATCACTGGAACGGGTGCAATTAAGCATCCCAATATGACCAGTCAAGAGAGCATCGGTAGCTGCAGCCTCGACGTCGATCGCTCGGCATCCGACCGATCAGGTTGGatttata agccAACAGTCGATTCTGTGTCGGAAAGAACACTACACAGCTTAAATCTGTCAAGTAACGGGGATACAACGTCTGCTGGTGGTGATAGCAGTGAGATTATTCAAAAGCACAACCAACAAACGTTGGATAAGCAACCAGAACAAATAATTGTTGATAATTGTGATAGTATTATTAATGGTGAGAATGAACCAACAGCTGAGCAGCTGACGACTAAGAAGCCGAGCTACTTAGGCCTGGCTTGCAGTATCAGTGGTTACTCAGGTATTACGAGGTACGATAGTAAACTCAGGGAAGGATTTAGATCAAGAGACAGCAGTCCTGGCTCAAGATTAATTACACGTGAAACTAGTCCTGCAGGTTTtag ATCAAACGAAAATTTAGGAGTACCACCGCTCAACTATCCAACAAAAAGTCAATCAATATCACCATTAGCAATGGATCGTCAAAACGGATTTACAAATGGCAAAGAGTGCAAAATAGAGACATTCGTGGAGTCGCGAAGCACACTAAATGTCTTCCAAGATTACTCGGAAGTAGACCGTGGGGTTTCTTTGCATCCAAATTTTCCGGATGTTAGTCCAATTCGCAGTGTTGGAAATAAGAAAACAACAACATTAACAACAActgttgtaaataataaagctaacaaatcattttcGCCAAACTCGTCATACGCATCATCACCCCGTGGAATGAATAAcacaaatttatcaaatatatctTGCGCCGAAGACAGTTTCTTGAATGGATCCTCTATAGAGATAGAAAGTCAAACTCTAAATTTGTCATCGAGCAGTGAAAAGTCTTTTATTCAGCAACGTGTTGAAAGACTTTATGGTCCGGGTGCTCTGGCTCAGGGTTTTTTTAGACGTTCTAATCAATCTCAAAACAGCGAcaatagttttaataaaaaatcatcgctcaataatagtagtaacattaataataatgatttgaaTTTGGATAATGCTAACAATGAagagtcattaaaaaatttacctgtTTTACGTCACTTGCGACCGGAGTTTCGAGCACAATTACCAGTTGTGAGTCCCCGTAAACCCACTGATGGGAGTGAACAGATCGTGAAGCCAATGCAAAGGATATCTGTTTCATCTAGGAAAAATGATGTTACGGTTGTAGTGAAAGTACCTGTCGCTACGGTTACTCAAACTGCGGCTGCTGCCGTTGCTAATGTTACAGCCGCTAATAATGTGACGAATGTTATTACAACTACGCAACTAACAGCTAATAAAAATCATGAGAATGATTCGTTGAAATTAAGTCCTAGTATGACGAGTATTACAGATCAACAGCCAGCGGCGCCGGAAGTTGTGTTACCTGTTCTTGAGACAAGCGTTAGTTCAACTAGTCTTGCTGAATTGCCAAAAGCGACTCAGGAAGATAATGCCGTTGAAGTTAAAGACGgtcattattttatgaaa ttattgaAAGCTGAAATCGATAGACTGTTTAAATTGGCTGCGTCTGCTGAAGCTGAACTAGCAAATGTGGAATCGCTGCCAGAAGAAGCTGCAGGTAAATTGAGATCTGCAGCAGGTAAAGCTCGTTTATTAGCTACCCAAAAAATGCAGCAGTTCGAGGgactttgtcaaaaaaatatt ACTCAAATACCTGGTGAAGTGTTCCCGACCACAAATGAAGATCTAGCAGGCTTCTGGGATATGGTGATGCTTCAAGTTGTCCAAGTCAACGATATATTTGAACATTTAGACAAACTACGAAACTCTCAGTGGCAAGAG gTTGCTGTTGAAAAAGCAGCAGTAGCACGCACACAACAAAACGGCAATAATGCGAAACGTCGTGTTATAAATCAAAAACCAAAAGCAACAGCAACGAGTGAGGCTAATCGTAAAGCACGTGAAGCTCGTGAACAAGCACGTCGTCAAATGATGGAAGACCGTAGAAAGTCTATGAAAACTCAAAACCAACAATCTGTTGAAATTTTTGCACCTAAAACATAA
- the LOC123263221 gene encoding putative mediator of RNA polymerase II transcription subunit 26 isoform X3: MTSCENKPPSHTKKFKKNLGPVSKLLRRRQGTCLATKSCDNIYNVNRNSSSLDWRMGQRPSDPLHQGRQSSSLDWRMGRRVNSDWQDTSRSAEHLLSRSPRFGGHRTPTTKSKLVSLLRRLSPRLPRPGSKNSLPSSPMVCPWIRVEYSTESVDDPRHAESQDNDVSYQQELQLNELRKRMLSASPSSSASQMPNSQIIISIANDENQNIQGNNIKLVEDKNSLDKSVHEDRTPEEKRNRGGHSEVAGLEEDNGKDTTVTVTGLPGSGGGGGPGGRPNRRTRPLSLAVQPLHYQRLDTADSINTGGGPASAGVITGTGAIKHPNMTSQESIGSCSLDVDRSASDRSGWIYKPTVDSVSERTLHSLNLSSNGDTTSAGGDSSEIIQKHNQQTLDKQPEQIIVDNCDSIINGENEPTAEQLTTKKPSYLGLACSISGYSGITRYDSKLREGFRSRDSSPGSRLITRETSPAGFRSNENLGVPPLNYPTKSQSISPLAMDRQNGFTNGKECKIETFVESRSTLNVFQDYSEVDRGVSLHPNFPDVSPIRSVGNKKTTTLTTTVVNNKANKSFSPNSSYASSPRGMNNTNLSNISCAEDSFLNGSSIEIESQTLNLSSSSEKSFIQQRVERLYGPGALAQGFFRRSNQSQNSDNSFNKKSSLNNSSNINNNDLNLDNANNEESLKNLPVLRHLRPEFRAQLPVVSPRKPTDGSEQIVKPMQRISVSSRKNDVTVVVKVPVATVTQTAAAAVANVTAANNVTNVITTTQLTANKNHENDSLKLSPSMTSITDQQPAAPEVVLPVLETSVSSTSLAELPKATQEDNAVEVKDGHYFMKLLKAEIDRLFKLAASAEAELANVESLPEEAAGKLRSAAGKARLLATQKMQQFEGLCQKNITQIPGEVFPTTNEDLAGFWDMVMLQVVQVNDIFEHLDKLRNSQWQEVAVEKAAVARTQQNGNNAKRRVINQKPKATATSEANRKAREAREQARRQMMEDRRKSMKTQNQQSVEIFAPKT; encoded by the exons ATGACCTCTTGTGAAAATAAACCACCGAGTCatacgaaaaaatttaaaaa aaatttgGGACCAGTATCAAAACTGCTCAGGCGTCGTCAAGGGACGTGCCTTGCCACTAAGTCCTGTGATAACATTTATAATGTCAATAGAAATAGTTCATCTTTAGATTGGAGAATGGGTCAACGTCCTTCAGATCCAC ttcACCAAGGGCGCCAAAGTAGTAGTTTAGACTGGCGAATGGGAAGAAGAGTGAATTCTGATTGGCAAGACACAAGTCGCAGTGCTGAGCACTTGCTATCTCGTAGCCCAAGGTTTGGTGGTCACCGTACGCCCACAACAAA atCAAAATTAGTTTCGTTACTTCGTCGATTATCTCCGCGACTTCCGCGACCAGGAAGTAAAAATTCGCTTCCTTCATCCCCAATGGTCTGCCCGTGGATTCGAGTAGAGTACTCAACAGAATCAGTAGACGATCCGCGACACGCAGAATCTCAAGACAATGATGTCAGCTACCAGCAGGAGTTGCAGTTGAATGAGCTCAGAAAGAGAATGCTCAGTGCCTCACCCTCGTCCTCGGCTTCTCAG atGCCAAATagtcaaataattataagtattGCCAATGATGAGAATCAAAATATTCAAGGAAACAATATTAAATTGGTGGAAGATAAAAATTCGTTAGATAAATC TGTCCACGAGGATCGAACACCAGAGGAAAAGCGTAACCGCGGTGGCCACAGCGAGGTGGCGGGTCTGGAGGAAGACAACGGCAAAGACACAACGGTGACGGTGACAGGATTACCGGGAAGTGGTGGTGGCGGTGGTCCCGGTGGCAGGCCTAATCGTCGCACCCGGCCACTGTCGTTAGCGGTCCAGCCGTTGCATTATCAACGACTTGACACCGCGGACAGCATCAATACCGGTGGCGGTCCTGCAAGTGCTGGAGTTATCACTGGAACGGGTGCAATTAAGCATCCCAATATGACCAGTCAAGAGAGCATCGGTAGCTGCAGCCTCGACGTCGATCGCTCGGCATCCGACCGATCAGGTTGGatttata agccAACAGTCGATTCTGTGTCGGAAAGAACACTACACAGCTTAAATCTGTCAAGTAACGGGGATACAACGTCTGCTGGTGGTGATAGCAGTGAGATTATTCAAAAGCACAACCAACAAACGTTGGATAAGCAACCAGAACAAATAATTGTTGATAATTGTGATAGTATTATTAATGGTGAGAATGAACCAACAGCTGAGCAGCTGACGACTAAGAAGCCGAGCTACTTAGGCCTGGCTTGCAGTATCAGTGGTTACTCAGGTATTACGAGGTACGATAGTAAACTCAGGGAAGGATTTAGATCAAGAGACAGCAGTCCTGGCTCAAGATTAATTACACGTGAAACTAGTCCTGCAGGTTTtag ATCAAACGAAAATTTAGGAGTACCACCGCTCAACTATCCAACAAAAAGTCAATCAATATCACCATTAGCAATGGATCGTCAAAACGGATTTACAAATGGCAAAGAGTGCAAAATAGAGACATTCGTGGAGTCGCGAAGCACACTAAATGTCTTCCAAGATTACTCGGAAGTAGACCGTGGGGTTTCTTTGCATCCAAATTTTCCGGATGTTAGTCCAATTCGCAGTGTTGGAAATAAGAAAACAACAACATTAACAACAActgttgtaaataataaagctaacaaatcattttcGCCAAACTCGTCATACGCATCATCACCCCGTGGAATGAATAAcacaaatttatcaaatatatctTGCGCCGAAGACAGTTTCTTGAATGGATCCTCTATAGAGATAGAAAGTCAAACTCTAAATTTGTCATCGAGCAGTGAAAAGTCTTTTATTCAGCAACGTGTTGAAAGACTTTATGGTCCGGGTGCTCTGGCTCAGGGTTTTTTTAGACGTTCTAATCAATCTCAAAACAGCGAcaatagttttaataaaaaatcatcgctcaataatagtagtaacattaataataatgatttgaaTTTGGATAATGCTAACAATGAagagtcattaaaaaatttacctgtTTTACGTCACTTGCGACCGGAGTTTCGAGCACAATTACCAGTTGTGAGTCCCCGTAAACCCACTGATGGGAGTGAACAGATCGTGAAGCCAATGCAAAGGATATCTGTTTCATCTAGGAAAAATGATGTTACGGTTGTAGTGAAAGTACCTGTCGCTACGGTTACTCAAACTGCGGCTGCTGCCGTTGCTAATGTTACAGCCGCTAATAATGTGACGAATGTTATTACAACTACGCAACTAACAGCTAATAAAAATCATGAGAATGATTCGTTGAAATTAAGTCCTAGTATGACGAGTATTACAGATCAACAGCCAGCGGCGCCGGAAGTTGTGTTACCTGTTCTTGAGACAAGCGTTAGTTCAACTAGTCTTGCTGAATTGCCAAAAGCGACTCAGGAAGATAATGCCGTTGAAGTTAAAGACGgtcattattttatgaaa ttattgaAAGCTGAAATCGATAGACTGTTTAAATTGGCTGCGTCTGCTGAAGCTGAACTAGCAAATGTGGAATCGCTGCCAGAAGAAGCTGCAGGTAAATTGAGATCTGCAGCAGGTAAAGCTCGTTTATTAGCTACCCAAAAAATGCAGCAGTTCGAGGgactttgtcaaaaaaatatt ACTCAAATACCTGGTGAAGTGTTCCCGACCACAAATGAAGATCTAGCAGGCTTCTGGGATATGGTGATGCTTCAAGTTGTCCAAGTCAACGATATATTTGAACATTTAGACAAACTACGAAACTCTCAGTGGCAAGAG gTTGCTGTTGAAAAAGCAGCAGTAGCACGCACACAACAAAACGGCAATAATGCGAAACGTCGTGTTATAAATCAAAAACCAAAAGCAACAGCAACGAGTGAGGCTAATCGTAAAGCACGTGAAGCTCGTGAACAAGCACGTCGTCAAATGATGGAAGACCGTAGAAAGTCTATGAAAACTCAAAACCAACAATCTGTTGAAATTTTTGCACCTAAAACATAA
- the LOC123263221 gene encoding uncharacterized protein LOC123263221 isoform X2 has product MENRPKIEIVRVSSTERGNFRPLDGVQLRAAFSHTRIGSYCPEPEIEMTSCENKPPSHTKKFKKNLGPVSKLLRRRQGTCLATKSCDNIYNVNRNSSSLDWRMGQRPSDPLHQGRQSSSLDWRMGRRVNSDWQDTSRSAEHLLSRSPRFGGHRTPTTKSKLVSLLRRLSPRLPRPGSKNSLPSSPMVCPWIRVEYSTESVDDPRHAESQDNDVSYQQELQLNELRKRMLSASPSSSASQMPNSQIIISIANDENQNIQGNNIKLVEDKNSLDKSVHEDRTPEEKRNRGGHSEVAGLEEDNGKDTTVTVTGLPGSGGGGGPGGRPNRRTRPLSLAVQPLHYQRLDTADSINTGGGPASAGVITGTGAIKHPNMTSQESIGSCSLDVDRSASDRSEPTVDSVSERTLHSLNLSSNGDTTSAGGDSSEIIQKHNQQTLDKQPEQIIVDNCDSIINGENEPTAEQLTTKKPSYLGLACSISGYSGITRYDSKLREGFRSRDSSPGSRLITRETSPAGFRSNENLGVPPLNYPTKSQSISPLAMDRQNGFTNGKECKIETFVESRSTLNVFQDYSEVDRGVSLHPNFPDVSPIRSVGNKKTTTLTTTVVNNKANKSFSPNSSYASSPRGMNNTNLSNISCAEDSFLNGSSIEIESQTLNLSSSSEKSFIQQRVERLYGPGALAQGFFRRSNQSQNSDNSFNKKSSLNNSSNINNNDLNLDNANNEESLKNLPVLRHLRPEFRAQLPVVSPRKPTDGSEQIVKPMQRISVSSRKNDVTVVVKVPVATVTQTAAAAVANVTAANNVTNVITTTQLTANKNHENDSLKLSPSMTSITDQQPAAPEVVLPVLETSVSSTSLAELPKATQEDNAVEVKDGHYFMKLLKAEIDRLFKLAASAEAELANVESLPEEAAGKLRSAAGKARLLATQKMQQFEGLCQKNITQIPGEVFPTTNEDLAGFWDMVMLQVVQVNDIFEHLDKLRNSQWQEVAVEKAAVARTQQNGNNAKRRVINQKPKATATSEANRKAREAREQARRQMMEDRRKSMKTQNQQSVEIFAPKT; this is encoded by the exons aTGGAAAATCGTCCGAAGATTGAAATTGTACGAGTATCATCAACGGAACGAGGAAATTTCCGTCCTCTCGATGGTGTGCAATTGAGGGCTGCTTTTAGTCACACCAGAATAGGTTCATATTGTCCAGAACCAGAAATTGAAATGACCTCTTGTGAAAATAAACCACCGAGTCatacgaaaaaatttaaaaa aaatttgGGACCAGTATCAAAACTGCTCAGGCGTCGTCAAGGGACGTGCCTTGCCACTAAGTCCTGTGATAACATTTATAATGTCAATAGAAATAGTTCATCTTTAGATTGGAGAATGGGTCAACGTCCTTCAGATCCAC ttcACCAAGGGCGCCAAAGTAGTAGTTTAGACTGGCGAATGGGAAGAAGAGTGAATTCTGATTGGCAAGACACAAGTCGCAGTGCTGAGCACTTGCTATCTCGTAGCCCAAGGTTTGGTGGTCACCGTACGCCCACAACAAA atCAAAATTAGTTTCGTTACTTCGTCGATTATCTCCGCGACTTCCGCGACCAGGAAGTAAAAATTCGCTTCCTTCATCCCCAATGGTCTGCCCGTGGATTCGAGTAGAGTACTCAACAGAATCAGTAGACGATCCGCGACACGCAGAATCTCAAGACAATGATGTCAGCTACCAGCAGGAGTTGCAGTTGAATGAGCTCAGAAAGAGAATGCTCAGTGCCTCACCCTCGTCCTCGGCTTCTCAG atGCCAAATagtcaaataattataagtattGCCAATGATGAGAATCAAAATATTCAAGGAAACAATATTAAATTGGTGGAAGATAAAAATTCGTTAGATAAATC TGTCCACGAGGATCGAACACCAGAGGAAAAGCGTAACCGCGGTGGCCACAGCGAGGTGGCGGGTCTGGAGGAAGACAACGGCAAAGACACAACGGTGACGGTGACAGGATTACCGGGAAGTGGTGGTGGCGGTGGTCCCGGTGGCAGGCCTAATCGTCGCACCCGGCCACTGTCGTTAGCGGTCCAGCCGTTGCATTATCAACGACTTGACACCGCGGACAGCATCAATACCGGTGGCGGTCCTGCAAGTGCTGGAGTTATCACTGGAACGGGTGCAATTAAGCATCCCAATATGACCAGTCAAGAGAGCATCGGTAGCTGCAGCCTCGACGTCGATCGCTCGGCATCCGACCGATCAG agccAACAGTCGATTCTGTGTCGGAAAGAACACTACACAGCTTAAATCTGTCAAGTAACGGGGATACAACGTCTGCTGGTGGTGATAGCAGTGAGATTATTCAAAAGCACAACCAACAAACGTTGGATAAGCAACCAGAACAAATAATTGTTGATAATTGTGATAGTATTATTAATGGTGAGAATGAACCAACAGCTGAGCAGCTGACGACTAAGAAGCCGAGCTACTTAGGCCTGGCTTGCAGTATCAGTGGTTACTCAGGTATTACGAGGTACGATAGTAAACTCAGGGAAGGATTTAGATCAAGAGACAGCAGTCCTGGCTCAAGATTAATTACACGTGAAACTAGTCCTGCAGGTTTtag ATCAAACGAAAATTTAGGAGTACCACCGCTCAACTATCCAACAAAAAGTCAATCAATATCACCATTAGCAATGGATCGTCAAAACGGATTTACAAATGGCAAAGAGTGCAAAATAGAGACATTCGTGGAGTCGCGAAGCACACTAAATGTCTTCCAAGATTACTCGGAAGTAGACCGTGGGGTTTCTTTGCATCCAAATTTTCCGGATGTTAGTCCAATTCGCAGTGTTGGAAATAAGAAAACAACAACATTAACAACAActgttgtaaataataaagctaacaaatcattttcGCCAAACTCGTCATACGCATCATCACCCCGTGGAATGAATAAcacaaatttatcaaatatatctTGCGCCGAAGACAGTTTCTTGAATGGATCCTCTATAGAGATAGAAAGTCAAACTCTAAATTTGTCATCGAGCAGTGAAAAGTCTTTTATTCAGCAACGTGTTGAAAGACTTTATGGTCCGGGTGCTCTGGCTCAGGGTTTTTTTAGACGTTCTAATCAATCTCAAAACAGCGAcaatagttttaataaaaaatcatcgctcaataatagtagtaacattaataataatgatttgaaTTTGGATAATGCTAACAATGAagagtcattaaaaaatttacctgtTTTACGTCACTTGCGACCGGAGTTTCGAGCACAATTACCAGTTGTGAGTCCCCGTAAACCCACTGATGGGAGTGAACAGATCGTGAAGCCAATGCAAAGGATATCTGTTTCATCTAGGAAAAATGATGTTACGGTTGTAGTGAAAGTACCTGTCGCTACGGTTACTCAAACTGCGGCTGCTGCCGTTGCTAATGTTACAGCCGCTAATAATGTGACGAATGTTATTACAACTACGCAACTAACAGCTAATAAAAATCATGAGAATGATTCGTTGAAATTAAGTCCTAGTATGACGAGTATTACAGATCAACAGCCAGCGGCGCCGGAAGTTGTGTTACCTGTTCTTGAGACAAGCGTTAGTTCAACTAGTCTTGCTGAATTGCCAAAAGCGACTCAGGAAGATAATGCCGTTGAAGTTAAAGACGgtcattattttatgaaa ttattgaAAGCTGAAATCGATAGACTGTTTAAATTGGCTGCGTCTGCTGAAGCTGAACTAGCAAATGTGGAATCGCTGCCAGAAGAAGCTGCAGGTAAATTGAGATCTGCAGCAGGTAAAGCTCGTTTATTAGCTACCCAAAAAATGCAGCAGTTCGAGGgactttgtcaaaaaaatatt ACTCAAATACCTGGTGAAGTGTTCCCGACCACAAATGAAGATCTAGCAGGCTTCTGGGATATGGTGATGCTTCAAGTTGTCCAAGTCAACGATATATTTGAACATTTAGACAAACTACGAAACTCTCAGTGGCAAGAG gTTGCTGTTGAAAAAGCAGCAGTAGCACGCACACAACAAAACGGCAATAATGCGAAACGTCGTGTTATAAATCAAAAACCAAAAGCAACAGCAACGAGTGAGGCTAATCGTAAAGCACGTGAAGCTCGTGAACAAGCACGTCGTCAAATGATGGAAGACCGTAGAAAGTCTATGAAAACTCAAAACCAACAATCTGTTGAAATTTTTGCACCTAAAACATAA